In Candidatus Nitronauta litoralis, one DNA window encodes the following:
- a CDS encoding metallophosphoesterase encodes MDSKEKDDPQSNEPCEESGAKELLFNPLIDRRAFIKGMAGVLGVSALGIGKGYANTDKNEIVVEKVPVKISNLPKAFKGFKIAQLSDLHSSPLVSVNHLKAAAILAKKENPDLVVLTGDFIGHKIRTHRREIHEFDKQYVDNIVEALSVLKPAHGIFSVLGNHDFWSGPEATQYLIDRFSKGLGAQWLRNDRVELQRGRDSIQLIGVDDLWQDSFSLRKAYRKVDHGRTRILLSHNPEVNEEFQWNPGLSAELILSGHTHGGQVVLPFIGPPFLPGIRNKKYIAGLVEEKGRQTYVTRGIGHLVVPLRFNCPPEVSLIELV; translated from the coding sequence ATGGATTCAAAAGAAAAAGATGATCCTCAATCAAATGAGCCTTGTGAAGAATCTGGAGCAAAGGAATTACTATTCAATCCTCTAATTGATAGGCGGGCATTTATCAAGGGAATGGCCGGAGTTTTAGGGGTGTCTGCCCTGGGTATTGGAAAAGGATATGCAAATACAGATAAAAATGAAATTGTTGTGGAGAAGGTTCCTGTCAAAATATCCAACCTCCCGAAGGCTTTCAAGGGATTTAAAATTGCTCAGTTAAGTGACCTTCATTCATCTCCTCTGGTGAGTGTAAATCACCTGAAAGCTGCAGCTATTCTTGCAAAAAAGGAAAACCCGGACCTGGTTGTTTTAACCGGTGACTTTATTGGTCATAAAATACGGACTCACCGGCGCGAAATTCATGAGTTCGACAAACAGTATGTTGATAATATTGTGGAGGCACTTTCTGTTTTAAAACCCGCTCATGGAATTTTTTCGGTTTTGGGTAATCATGATTTCTGGAGTGGTCCTGAAGCAACTCAATACCTCATTGATAGGTTTTCCAAGGGGTTGGGAGCCCAATGGCTTCGAAATGACCGGGTAGAATTGCAACGGGGAAGAGATAGTATTCAATTAATTGGGGTGGACGACTTGTGGCAGGATTCATTTTCCCTCAGAAAGGCTTATCGAAAAGTGGATCACGGGCGAACGCGAATTTTATTGAGCCATAATCCGGAAGTTAATGAAGAGTTTCAATGGAACCCTGGGTTGTCTGCTGAATTGATTCTTTCTGGGCATACTCATGGTGGACAGGTAGTGCTCCCGTTTATTGGTCCACCCTTTTTACCAGGAATACGCAATAAAAAATATATCGCAGGATTGGTGGAAGAAAAAGGAAGACAGACCTACGTGACTCGGGGAATCGGTCATCTGGTGGTGCCTCTTCGGTTTAATTGTCCGCCAGAAGTTTCCTTGATTGAATTGGTATGA
- a CDS encoding HDOD domain-containing protein, whose translation MALTLQQVKDSKIASPPGAYFSLREAIENPDSSIADFSSIIGADPALAARLLKVVNSPFYGLTAKVETIPHALNIIGSDQLADLALATSVASQFDGMKNVGIDLEAFWKHSVGVGVAARNMAKFLNLPDVDRYYLAGMLHDIGKLILYREAPGQIETVLAQFDANNDGSMLAFEEKLMGFNHSQVGSILLNEWKLPSSIVNSVKGHHDPSKAKDNQQEAAVIHVADFLVYEMKLGSSGEPILPPLHKTWLKELNLTIDFINEAKPVIIEETEKALEMFL comes from the coding sequence GTGGCTCTGACACTTCAGCAAGTAAAAGACAGTAAAATAGCTTCCCCGCCCGGCGCATACTTTAGTTTGAGAGAAGCGATAGAAAACCCGGACTCCTCCATTGCAGATTTCAGCTCAATCATCGGCGCCGACCCTGCTCTGGCAGCCCGACTTTTAAAAGTTGTTAATTCGCCGTTTTATGGCCTCACAGCTAAAGTAGAAACAATCCCGCATGCCCTGAACATTATCGGCTCGGATCAATTAGCCGACCTTGCCCTGGCTACGTCGGTTGCGTCCCAGTTTGACGGGATGAAAAATGTAGGAATCGACCTGGAAGCTTTCTGGAAACATTCCGTTGGTGTAGGAGTTGCCGCAAGAAATATGGCGAAGTTTCTGAATCTACCTGACGTTGACCGCTACTATCTTGCCGGCATGTTGCATGATATAGGGAAATTAATTTTATATCGAGAAGCACCGGGACAAATTGAAACTGTGCTCGCTCAATTTGATGCCAATAACGATGGAAGTATGTTGGCTTTCGAAGAAAAACTGATGGGTTTTAATCATTCACAGGTCGGCAGCATCCTGTTAAATGAATGGAAACTCCCCTCCAGTATAGTAAATTCGGTCAAAGGTCACCATGACCCGTCGAAGGCAAAAGACAACCAACAGGAAGCGGCGGTTATTCATGTAGCTGATTTTCTGGTATACGAAATGAAACTTGGCAGCAGCGGTGAACCTATACTACCCCCACTGCACAAAACGTGGTTGAAGGAACTCAACCTGACCATTGACTTTATTAACGAAGCAAAGCCGGTGATAATTGAAGAAACAGAAAAGGCACTCGAGATGTTTCTTTAA
- a CDS encoding type II and III secretion system protein, with the protein MASEIIPVIEPLLQGNGTVTGMNDQLIVRSSPQNLQMIQGLLTQLDTRLRNLRITVRQGLSGKRERSSVDVGANIPFGGGRGRVVIPPANRGGGGVTGTIGGNRGVVSGTIGENSRTLDERHTQQVTTLEGRPATIYISQRIPVQTTVTQGVGPFSTRSQSTSFEDVPTGFSVLPKVNGDIVTLEINPTVSKLNARGIQVQEVQTTASGKIGEWIEIGGLLTHTNRSNNRISGSSQSRSHENRSVFFKVEVAD; encoded by the coding sequence ATGGCTAGTGAGATCATTCCTGTTATCGAACCTTTGTTGCAGGGGAATGGAACCGTCACGGGTATGAATGATCAGTTGATCGTTCGATCATCTCCCCAAAACCTCCAAATGATTCAGGGACTATTGACGCAGTTGGATACCCGCTTGCGCAATCTTCGCATTACGGTCCGACAGGGTCTTTCAGGTAAACGGGAGAGATCCTCTGTTGATGTCGGAGCAAATATTCCCTTTGGCGGAGGAAGGGGGAGGGTGGTCATCCCGCCTGCAAATCGCGGTGGGGGCGGTGTCACCGGTACCATTGGCGGAAACAGGGGCGTGGTAAGCGGAACAATTGGTGAAAACAGCAGGACTCTTGATGAACGTCATACGCAACAGGTGACAACTTTGGAAGGTCGTCCTGCTACCATTTATATCAGTCAGCGTATTCCTGTTCAAACCACGGTTACACAGGGGGTAGGCCCCTTTTCAACCCGTTCGCAAAGCACCTCTTTTGAGGATGTTCCAACTGGTTTCAGTGTTCTTCCAAAAGTAAACGGAGATATAGTGACACTGGAAATTAATCCTACAGTTTCAAAGTTAAATGCACGTGGGATTCAGGTTCAGGAAGTGCAAACTACGGCAAGTGGGAAAATAGGGGAATGGATCGAAATTGGCGGGTTGCTCACACATACCAATAGAAGCAATAACAGGATTTCTGGTTCCAGCCAAAGCAGAAGCCATGAAAACCGATCTGTTTTTTTTAAAGTAGAGGTTGCGGATTAG
- the polA gene encoding DNA polymerase I, with the protein MKKKPSLYLIDGSAYIFRAFYGVRHHLTNSKGMPTNALYGFTTMLMKVVREEGPDYLAVIFDTKEKTFRHDLFPEYKANRGEPPEDLKAQFPYFKELVDCFNITTLSREGYEADDIIGTLARQGERNGMHVVIVSGDKDMMQLVGPDIVMLDTMKNKTLGEAEVEEKFGVKPERVIEVLGLMGDSSDNVPGVAGVGPKTAADLIQKYGSMAGLYEKLDSIDKKKLKEKLEIHKDNAFLSRKLVTIDTEMTLDCEIKDMVRRDPDIEKMRILFEELEFNTLLNELPDSESTQVPEVMDTKYEAVLTEKQLDALIKELKKAGKFAVDLETTGIRPVWARIVGLSFSIKEGSGWYIPVGHQYLGAPVQLNKQMVMEKLKPLLEDPKLFKFGHNIKYDLIVLKNEGVGLQGIDFDSMLAAYVLDPTRRNYSMDALSLELLNRKTIHYEDVAGKGAKQIGFDEVSIESATDYAAEDADVTLQLTQKLKPQLKDAEKKLFEEIEMPLIDVLASMELTGIKLNQEHLGELSKVLKKDMAGLEKEIHLLAEEEFNVNSPKQLAVILFEKLNLPVVKKTKTGFSTDVKVLEELASKHPLPDKILTYRQMAKLKSTYVDSLPGEIFEKTGRVHTSYNQTVAATGRLSSSDPNLQNIPIRTKLGKEIRKAFVADEGCELLAADYSQIELRVLAHLSNDPALVQAFEKGEDIHTRTAAEIFGTSLDEVGEDSRRIAKAVNFGIVYGLSAFGLSRQLKISPKEAKTFIEKYFELYKNVKQFMESTIEQVRGRGYSTTLLDRRRYLPDIHSKNRQLREATERIAINSPVQGSAADLIKIAMIRLHQHLNKNNFKSRMILQVHDELVFECPSNEKNKLEKLVRKEMEGVFKLKVPLVVDMAWGQNWRDAK; encoded by the coding sequence ATGAAAAAGAAACCCAGCCTTTATTTAATAGACGGTTCAGCGTACATCTTCCGTGCTTTTTATGGTGTGCGTCATCACCTGACCAATTCCAAAGGAATGCCAACAAACGCTCTATATGGTTTTACCACAATGTTAATGAAGGTTGTACGTGAAGAGGGGCCGGATTATCTGGCGGTAATATTTGATACCAAGGAAAAAACCTTCCGTCATGATCTTTTTCCAGAATATAAGGCAAATCGGGGAGAACCCCCTGAGGACTTAAAAGCCCAATTTCCGTATTTTAAAGAACTGGTGGATTGCTTCAATATTACTACACTGAGTCGGGAAGGCTATGAAGCGGACGACATTATTGGAACTTTGGCTCGGCAGGGTGAGCGGAACGGGATGCATGTAGTCATTGTGAGTGGCGACAAGGACATGATGCAACTTGTAGGGCCAGATATTGTGATGTTGGATACGATGAAAAATAAAACCCTGGGCGAAGCTGAGGTTGAAGAAAAGTTTGGTGTCAAACCCGAGCGGGTCATTGAGGTTCTCGGGTTAATGGGGGATAGCAGCGATAATGTTCCTGGCGTAGCAGGTGTTGGTCCCAAAACAGCCGCGGACCTGATTCAAAAATATGGTTCAATGGCAGGTTTGTATGAAAAGCTCGATTCTATTGATAAAAAGAAACTCAAGGAAAAGCTTGAAATCCACAAAGACAACGCGTTTTTAAGCCGTAAGCTCGTTACCATTGACACTGAAATGACATTGGATTGCGAAATTAAAGATATGGTCCGGAGAGACCCGGATATTGAAAAAATGCGTATTCTTTTTGAGGAGCTTGAATTCAACACACTCCTAAATGAATTGCCTGATTCGGAATCAACTCAGGTCCCAGAAGTGATGGATACAAAATACGAGGCAGTGTTGACTGAAAAGCAGTTGGATGCCTTGATCAAGGAACTGAAAAAGGCTGGGAAATTTGCGGTCGATCTTGAAACAACCGGGATACGTCCCGTTTGGGCCAGGATCGTGGGGCTTTCTTTTTCTATAAAGGAAGGAAGTGGTTGGTACATTCCTGTAGGCCATCAGTATCTGGGTGCTCCAGTTCAACTCAATAAGCAGATGGTAATGGAGAAACTTAAACCTTTGCTTGAGGATCCCAAGCTTTTTAAGTTTGGACACAACATCAAATATGATCTGATCGTTTTAAAAAATGAAGGGGTTGGTTTGCAGGGAATTGATTTTGATTCGATGCTTGCTGCCTATGTACTGGACCCCACCCGTCGGAATTACAGTATGGATGCTCTTTCTCTCGAGCTTTTGAACAGAAAAACGATTCACTATGAAGATGTCGCAGGAAAGGGAGCAAAACAAATCGGTTTTGATGAGGTCTCTATTGAGTCAGCGACTGATTATGCCGCTGAAGATGCCGATGTGACTCTTCAACTTACCCAAAAGCTTAAGCCTCAATTAAAGGACGCAGAAAAAAAACTATTCGAAGAAATTGAAATGCCTTTGATCGATGTACTTGCGTCTATGGAATTGACGGGAATCAAGTTGAATCAAGAGCATCTTGGTGAATTATCCAAAGTTCTTAAAAAAGATATGGCAGGACTGGAAAAAGAAATTCATCTGCTTGCGGAGGAAGAGTTTAATGTTAATTCTCCCAAACAACTTGCGGTTATCCTGTTTGAGAAGCTAAATCTGCCTGTGGTTAAAAAAACCAAAACAGGATTCTCCACCGATGTAAAAGTCCTGGAGGAATTAGCCTCCAAACACCCCCTCCCAGATAAAATTCTGACCTACAGGCAAATGGCAAAATTAAAATCTACTTACGTTGATTCTCTTCCTGGTGAGATATTTGAAAAGACAGGAAGGGTGCATACGTCTTATAACCAAACGGTTGCCGCAACAGGTCGGCTGAGCAGCAGTGATCCTAATTTACAGAACATTCCTATTCGAACAAAGTTGGGTAAGGAGATCCGGAAAGCTTTTGTTGCCGATGAAGGATGTGAGCTTCTTGCTGCCGACTATTCCCAGATTGAACTCCGGGTGTTGGCTCACTTGTCCAATGACCCTGCTCTGGTCCAGGCTTTTGAAAAAGGAGAAGACATTCATACGAGAACAGCGGCAGAAATCTTTGGAACCTCACTGGACGAGGTTGGAGAGGATTCGAGAAGAATTGCTAAAGCAGTCAACTTTGGAATTGTTTATGGTTTGAGCGCCTTTGGCCTTTCCCGTCAATTGAAAATCTCGCCAAAGGAGGCGAAAACATTTATAGAGAAATATTTCGAACTGTACAAGAACGTGAAACAGTTCATGGAGTCCACGATAGAACAGGTGAGGGGCCGAGGGTATTCCACTACACTGCTTGATCGACGACGTTACCTTCCGGATATCCACAGTAAAAACAGGCAGCTTCGTGAAGCTACTGAACGCATCGCAATCAATTCTCCCGTACAAGGAAGTGCGGCGGACTTGATAAAAATTGCGATGATTCGTTTACATCAACACCTCAACAAGAATAATTTCAAATCGAGAATGATATTACAGGTTCACGATGAACTTGTTTTTGAATGTCCGAGTAATGAAAAGAATAAGCTGGAGAAGTTGGTTCGTAAGGAAATGGAAGGAGTTTTCAAGTTAAAAGTGCCTTTGGTGGTCGATATGGCCTGGGGGCAAAATTGGCGTGATGCCAAGTAA
- a CDS encoding alpha-2-macroglobulin family protein codes for MEVTTGASDIFSKTTFGSGKPSMGFIKKGILIGGIFFSFIAGGGATRAEENPIKGHLDEPVFVKMPRKTTVENKRILSLYFRMDKKACEKRYGKRYYSSCRANLRLAGKTIPRGISMVPEIPGEWRWDYDYTIKFTPDSPWVAGQEYKVVFDKSVFPEHLIVDTYAYKFRSNPFRVSPRKMKFFQDPDNPARKVIATHLDFNYPVNKKSLEDRLAFSFVKRGNNKKLSQDDKFPFEIIYSADATQADLTTALPLLPDKEKFLSLVVDTGVEPKGQKRPSIKTFRERVRVPSLENYYQVKSAKVALVKNRKYGTDQVLTLDTNVKAEPEVIAKNLEVYLLPEFHPVAKRDPENKKPYRWQAANEVTDSILKYADPLDVSLIPQSRKYAATHSLKLDTAPGRFLYVKLKGGVKTFGGFVLAEDYMVIAQVPFFPKELSIMQSGGLLALSGEKKISIVARGLDRIKFEVARVLPRFISHLVTQTRGNFDSPYFTNYNFDRQHIADMKTEEISLFRDDDRKAQFTSFDFSSYLERGKKGLFFLKAFGQRGKNLRVRQDNRFILVTDLGFIIKRNADKSREVFVQSIATGKPVSGAQVQVLGNNGKPVFTVLTGDEGRASVPNLSGISRDKLPVAVVVSKDDDLSFMAYNRRDRGLNFSGFPVSGTHFSQTGMKAYLFSDRGIYRPGDLVHFGLIVKPRDWDKDLEGIPLQLDIIDSRGIRIKKETIKLAANGYQEYEFQTRETSPTGRYHAHLYISNDGKRGSLLNSTSVRVEEFLPDRLKIRADFNVPRKKGWVSPKDLKVKVNLKNLYGTPATNRRIKGTLTLSPGAFSFKEFSEYQFFNGLNLKNSQIQESLPDEKSDQNGDAEFALDLKRYGKTSAYLSFRGEGFEAGGGRSVAVDADLLVSPLKFVVGHKTASNLAYLKNDRNHTLEWIAVDSDLNKVSGQKLILSRVRKDYISTLVKRNGKLGYESVPKERILDTRQVEIGADGLKWKLDASHPGDYVLILSDLNGLDVSRVEYSVAGEANLAGRLDTRAELKVKLNKPYYQAGEEIEMNIVAPYTGAGLITIESDRVYAHHWFLTDKTDTLQKIKVPDDFEGNGFVNVTFTRAMGSPEIYMSPLTYAVVPFTANIEKRRVEIDLQVPDKARPGNPLSFKVATDRPSRIVVFAVDEGILQVAQYKTPRPLDYFLKGRALDVDTTQILDLIMPEYSAVRESLNFGGGMSAVGGKHLNPFRRKTDAPVVFWSGILGADRNPQTVTYEVPSYFNGTLRVMAVAVAAGGVGASARKSTVKGDYVISPNVPLFVAPGDTFEVTATLANNLEGSGEQAQVPFSVSLSKHLSLVEPAEKVVSIPEGREGLVRFRVKANEVLGSASIDFVAGGEAHAVRYQSTLSVRPPVPKATLLTSGYFSDGVKTVALKRERYQEFAKTEVSLSALPSGLIQGLIDFLENNVHSCTEQTISRAFPPIALLQNPDYRFDDEKIKNNLKRTVDRLRERQTSEGGFGNWTGNEAPSLFASVYAMDFLTLSREKGFPVPTDLTQRGLVYLKDVVNQSIRSKDDARAKAYGIYILTRNGEVTTNYITHLMSYISSHSKWEWDNDLTMVYLAGAFKLMKQDDLAEDILEKFVFKKEDFWPRYSYYNSLVKYSQYVVLLARHFPDRLKNMDREIIFKIANYIGETLYNSLSSSYAIQALNEYTLAVGNQESVNLLIEQEESAGSFTPLDTTGVSVKRGRVDGEVSSFRFKGSGKHGLFYQVANTGFDKALPEKPIVKGMEITREFQNLKGEVVTKAKLGEELDVVITLHSHENKWIDNIALVDLLPGGFDLVLDKAGEGSTLETEFIDKREDRVVAYVSVQPKEKSFRYRIRPTNKGEYTIPPPYAESMYDLRIQARGLAKKIHVE; via the coding sequence ATGGAAGTCACCACTGGTGCCAGCGATATATTTTCAAAAACAACTTTTGGGTCGGGGAAACCTTCAATGGGATTTATAAAAAAGGGCATTTTAATTGGTGGGATATTTTTTAGTTTTATTGCTGGGGGGGGGGCTACTAGAGCAGAAGAAAACCCCATAAAAGGGCATCTGGACGAGCCTGTGTTCGTAAAAATGCCCAGAAAAACTACGGTCGAAAACAAACGGATTTTGAGCCTTTATTTCCGAATGGATAAAAAGGCCTGTGAAAAAAGATATGGCAAACGCTATTACTCTTCCTGTCGTGCCAACCTGAGGCTTGCTGGTAAGACGATCCCACGGGGTATTTCCATGGTCCCGGAAATTCCAGGAGAATGGCGCTGGGATTACGATTACACGATCAAATTTACTCCGGATTCGCCATGGGTTGCGGGTCAGGAATATAAGGTGGTTTTTGACAAGTCTGTATTTCCCGAACATTTGATAGTGGACACTTACGCGTATAAATTTCGATCGAACCCTTTTCGAGTCTCTCCTCGAAAAATGAAATTTTTCCAGGATCCGGATAATCCGGCCCGGAAAGTCATTGCCACTCACCTTGACTTTAATTACCCCGTAAATAAAAAGTCCCTGGAAGACAGATTGGCTTTTAGTTTTGTGAAACGTGGCAACAATAAAAAATTAAGCCAGGATGATAAGTTTCCCTTTGAAATAATTTACAGCGCAGATGCTACTCAGGCCGACCTGACTACAGCCTTGCCATTGCTCCCCGATAAGGAAAAATTTCTAAGTCTTGTTGTTGATACAGGGGTGGAACCCAAGGGGCAAAAGCGACCCTCAATAAAAACGTTCAGGGAGAGGGTGAGAGTTCCCAGTCTGGAAAACTACTATCAGGTTAAATCTGCAAAAGTAGCTTTGGTCAAAAACAGGAAGTATGGAACGGATCAGGTGCTGACCCTGGACACTAATGTCAAGGCAGAGCCGGAGGTGATTGCAAAGAACCTAGAGGTGTATTTGCTTCCAGAGTTTCATCCGGTGGCAAAAAGAGATCCAGAGAATAAAAAGCCATATCGATGGCAGGCGGCCAATGAAGTGACTGACTCGATTTTGAAGTATGCTGATCCCTTGGATGTATCCCTTATTCCACAATCAAGAAAATATGCTGCTACCCATAGCCTTAAACTCGACACAGCACCCGGGAGATTTCTGTATGTGAAATTGAAAGGTGGAGTGAAGACCTTTGGAGGTTTTGTCCTGGCTGAGGATTATATGGTCATCGCCCAGGTACCTTTTTTCCCAAAAGAGCTCTCAATTATGCAGTCCGGTGGACTTTTAGCATTGAGCGGAGAAAAGAAAATATCCATTGTGGCGCGCGGCCTGGACAGGATCAAGTTTGAGGTGGCAAGAGTGCTCCCACGATTTATAAGTCATCTGGTAACACAGACTCGTGGGAATTTCGATAGCCCCTATTTTACTAATTATAATTTTGATCGGCAGCATATTGCCGATATGAAAACTGAAGAGATTTCTCTCTTTAGGGACGACGACAGAAAAGCTCAGTTCACTTCATTTGACTTTTCATCTTATTTAGAGAGGGGGAAGAAAGGATTATTCTTTCTAAAAGCATTTGGTCAACGGGGGAAGAATCTACGGGTAAGACAGGATAATCGATTTATTCTAGTCACGGACCTTGGGTTTATTATCAAAAGAAATGCGGACAAAAGCCGTGAAGTTTTTGTTCAGTCAATAGCTACAGGAAAACCTGTGTCGGGTGCGCAGGTCCAGGTTTTAGGTAACAACGGCAAGCCTGTGTTTACTGTCCTAACTGGAGATGAGGGCAGGGCATCGGTCCCAAACCTGAGCGGTATTAGCCGGGATAAGTTGCCTGTGGCAGTGGTGGTATCTAAAGATGATGACCTTTCGTTCATGGCTTATAACCGGAGAGACCGCGGCCTGAATTTTTCCGGGTTCCCTGTTTCCGGTACCCACTTCTCCCAAACAGGAATGAAAGCCTATCTGTTTTCCGACCGGGGGATTTACCGCCCGGGGGACCTGGTTCATTTTGGCTTGATCGTTAAACCCCGGGATTGGGACAAGGATCTTGAGGGAATCCCATTGCAACTGGATATCATTGATTCCCGTGGAATTCGTATAAAAAAGGAAACGATAAAACTTGCGGCAAACGGTTATCAGGAATATGAATTCCAAACACGGGAAACCTCACCAACTGGCCGTTATCATGCTCATCTTTATATCTCCAATGATGGCAAGCGTGGAAGCTTGTTGAACTCCACCAGCGTTCGAGTGGAGGAATTTCTTCCGGACCGTTTGAAAATCAGGGCCGACTTTAATGTCCCGCGCAAAAAAGGCTGGGTGTCTCCGAAAGACCTTAAAGTAAAAGTGAATCTTAAGAACTTGTACGGCACACCGGCGACCAATCGCCGTATAAAGGGAACACTCACCTTATCTCCTGGAGCCTTTTCGTTTAAAGAGTTTTCTGAATATCAGTTTTTTAACGGTTTAAATTTGAAGAACAGTCAAATCCAGGAATCTTTGCCGGATGAGAAATCAGATCAAAATGGAGACGCAGAATTCGCCCTTGACCTGAAACGATATGGCAAGACAAGCGCTTACCTGAGCTTTAGAGGTGAAGGTTTCGAAGCAGGAGGAGGGCGTAGTGTTGCGGTGGACGCAGACCTGCTGGTGTCACCCCTTAAATTTGTCGTTGGGCATAAAACAGCTTCTAATCTTGCTTACCTGAAAAATGACCGGAACCACACCCTCGAATGGATCGCTGTAGATTCTGATCTGAATAAGGTCTCCGGGCAGAAACTGATACTCAGTCGGGTACGTAAGGACTATATATCAACCCTGGTTAAGCGGAACGGGAAACTGGGTTATGAGTCGGTTCCCAAAGAACGTATTCTGGATACCCGCCAGGTGGAGATCGGAGCAGACGGGTTAAAGTGGAAATTGGACGCAAGCCATCCTGGTGATTATGTTTTGATTCTGTCCGATTTGAACGGGCTTGATGTGTCTCGCGTTGAATACTCGGTTGCTGGCGAGGCCAATCTTGCAGGAAGGCTGGACACACGGGCAGAGCTCAAAGTCAAACTGAACAAGCCTTACTACCAGGCGGGTGAAGAGATTGAAATGAATATTGTGGCGCCCTATACAGGCGCTGGTTTGATCACGATTGAAAGCGATCGTGTATATGCCCATCACTGGTTCCTCACCGACAAAACCGACACTTTGCAAAAAATAAAGGTTCCAGATGATTTTGAGGGCAATGGGTTTGTGAATGTGACGTTCACCCGGGCAATGGGTTCCCCTGAAATTTATATGAGCCCCTTAACCTATGCTGTTGTTCCATTTACAGCCAATATAGAAAAGAGGCGCGTGGAAATTGACCTCCAGGTTCCTGATAAGGCCCGCCCGGGAAATCCACTTTCTTTTAAGGTGGCTACAGACAGACCAAGCCGAATTGTTGTGTTTGCGGTTGATGAGGGCATTTTGCAGGTGGCTCAATACAAAACCCCTCGTCCACTGGATTATTTCTTGAAAGGACGCGCTTTGGATGTGGACACGACCCAGATTCTTGATCTAATTATGCCTGAGTATTCCGCCGTTCGTGAGTCTCTCAACTTTGGAGGTGGAATGTCGGCTGTGGGCGGAAAGCATCTCAATCCCTTCCGCAGGAAAACCGATGCTCCTGTAGTCTTCTGGTCCGGAATCCTTGGAGCAGACAGGAATCCTCAAACAGTTACTTATGAGGTTCCGTCCTATTTTAATGGAACATTGCGTGTGATGGCGGTTGCGGTTGCCGCTGGTGGAGTGGGGGCTTCTGCCAGGAAATCAACAGTAAAAGGTGATTATGTCATCAGTCCTAACGTCCCCTTGTTCGTCGCTCCTGGAGACACTTTTGAAGTGACGGCAACACTTGCCAATAATCTGGAAGGTTCAGGCGAGCAGGCCCAGGTTCCTTTCTCGGTTTCCCTGTCAAAGCATCTTTCGTTGGTGGAGCCTGCGGAAAAAGTTGTTTCGATTCCGGAAGGTCGTGAGGGGCTTGTACGATTTAGAGTGAAAGCAAATGAGGTCCTGGGTTCCGCGTCAATTGATTTTGTAGCTGGTGGTGAGGCCCATGCCGTTCGATACCAGTCAACCTTGAGTGTTCGCCCTCCGGTTCCAAAAGCCACTCTGTTGACTTCCGGTTATTTTTCGGATGGTGTCAAAACAGTCGCTTTAAAACGGGAACGTTATCAGGAATTCGCTAAAACCGAAGTCAGCCTCTCGGCTCTTCCTTCTGGGCTTATTCAGGGGCTTATCGATTTTCTGGAAAATAATGTGCACAGTTGCACCGAGCAGACCATCAGTCGAGCTTTTCCACCCATAGCTCTGCTTCAAAATCCCGATTACCGCTTTGATGATGAGAAAATAAAAAATAATTTGAAGCGTACGGTGGATCGTCTCCGGGAAAGGCAAACTTCCGAAGGTGGTTTTGGAAACTGGACCGGGAACGAGGCTCCATCTTTGTTTGCAAGTGTATATGCTATGGATTTTCTGACTCTAAGTCGTGAGAAAGGATTCCCTGTTCCGACTGATTTGACTCAAAGAGGGCTTGTCTATCTTAAAGATGTTGTCAATCAATCCATCCGGTCCAAGGATGACGCGAGAGCCAAGGCCTATGGGATTTATATCCTGACACGAAATGGTGAGGTGACGACTAATTATATTACCCACTTGATGAGTTATATTTCTAGCCATTCAAAATGGGAATGGGACAATGATCTCACCATGGTTTATCTGGCCGGTGCTTTTAAATTAATGAAACAGGATGACCTTGCAGAAGACATCCTGGAAAAGTTTGTATTTAAGAAGGAGGACTTCTGGCCGCGGTACAGTTATTACAATAGCCTGGTTAAGTACAGTCAGTATGTCGTGTTGCTGGCAAGGCATTTCCCTGATCGATTAAAAAATATGGACCGGGAAATAATTTTTAAAATCGCAAATTATATTGGAGAAACCCTGTACAACTCGTTGTCATCTTCCTACGCGATTCAAGCCTTAAATGAATACACCCTTGCGGTAGGCAACCAGGAGTCTGTAAACCTTCTTATCGAACAGGAGGAGAGCGCAGGAAGTTTCACGCCCCTCGACACGACTGGAGTATCAGTAAAGCGGGGCAGAGTCGACGGTGAGGTGTCCTCATTCAGGTTCAAGGGCAGTGGGAAACACGGGTTATTTTATCAGGTAGCGAATACGGGTTTTGATAAAGCTCTTCCTGAAAAACCAATTGTAAAGGGAATGGAGATCACCCGTGAATTTCAGAATTTAAAGGGAGAGGTTGTAACCAAAGCAAAACTTGGAGAAGAGCTGGATGTGGTGATCACCCTTCACTCGCATGAGAACAAATGGATAGACAATATTGCCCTGGTGGATCTGCTTCCAGGAGGATTTGATCTCGTGCTTGACAAGGCCGGTGAAGGCTCAACTTTGGAAACTGAATTTATCGATAAAAGGGAAGATCGTGTTGTTGCCTATGTGTCTGTTCAACCAAAGGAAAAATCCTTTCGCTATAGGATTCGACCAACCAACAAAGGGGAATACACCATTCCGCCACCGTATGCTGAATCCATGTACGACTTGAGAATACAGGCAAGAGGGTTGGCCAAAAAGATTCATGTTGAATAG